The Anas platyrhynchos isolate ZD024472 breed Pekin duck chromosome Z, IASCAAS_PekinDuck_T2T, whole genome shotgun sequence genome includes a window with the following:
- the LOC140000720 gene encoding phosphatidylserine decarboxylase proenzyme, mitochondrial-like: MRRWCKKMTAALAWHGMAWLQRSSLLTSSNFLIHENLCIRTRVLWKQPPSRTFFSDRKKFHIAPVGQAFHLRPFHVLVATGGGYAGYRKYKDYKLEQLEKKGIELPVKLASEWEVSLYKSVPTRLLSQALGRLNQVELPTWLRKPVYSMYIWTFRLNMKEAAVEDLHHYRNLSEFFCRKLKPQAQPVCCLHSVISPSNGKILNFGQVKNCEVEQVKGVTYSLESFLGPRISTEDLHFSETSPGNSFQQQLVTKEGNKLYHCVIYLAPGDYHCFHSRTDWRVSYRCHLPGSLMSVNPGVAHWIKELVCHNKQVVLTGDWKHGFFSLTPVGATKVGSVCIYFDQDLHTNSPHYSKGSYNYFSFVSQNQRISREYRKGEHLGKFNLGSIIVVIFEAPKDFKFHLKAGEKIHLGEALGSL, from the exons ATGCGGCGGTGGTGCAAGAAGATGACGGCAGCCTTGGCATGGCATGGTATGGCCTGGCTGCAGCGGAGCAGTTTGCTGACTAGCTCTAACTTCCTCATACATGAGAACCTGTGCATTAGAACTCGAGTCCTGTGGAAGCAGCCACCTTCTAGGACATTCTTCAGTGACAGGAAGAAGTTTCATATTGCTCCAGTAGGACAAGCCTTCCACCTGCGCCCCTTCCATGTTTTGGTGGCTACAGGTGGGGGATATGCAGGATACAGAAAATATAAGGATTACAAGTTGGAACAGCTAGAGAAGAAGGGCATAGAGCTGCCTGTGAAGCTTGCAAGCGAGTGGGAGGTTTCTCTGTACAAATCGGTACCAACTCGACTGCTCTCACAAGCATTGGGTCGCCTGAACCAGGTGGAGCTGCCTACATGGCTTCGGAAGCCTGTTTACAGCATGTACATTTGGACATTCAGACTAAACATGAAGGAGGCAGCTGTTGAAGATCTGCATCACTATAGAAACCTCAGTGAATTCTTTTGCAGGAAGCTGAAACCACAAGCACAGCCAGTCTGCTGTTTGCACAGTGTGATTAGTCCCTCTAATGGAAAGATCCTTAACTTTGGACAAGTAAAGAACTGTGAAGTGGAGCAAGTAAAAGGGGTTACTTACTCACTGGAATCTTTCTTGGGACCTCGCATCAGCACAGAGGACTTGCATTTTAGTGAGACGTCACCTGGTAACTCCTTTCAGCAACAGCTAGTCACAAAGGAGGGGAATAAGCTCTATCATTGTGTAATCTACCTTGCACCAGGGGACTACCACTGCTTCCACTCACGCACTGACTGGAGGGTGTCATACCGATGTCATTTGCCAGGCTCTCTGATGTCTGTGAATCCTGGAGTTGCTCACTGGATCAAGGAACTGGTCTGCCACAATAAACAGGTTGTCCTTACAGGTGACTGGAAACATGGCTTTTTCTCTTTAACGCCTGTAGGAGCAACAAAAGTGGGCTCTGTCTGCATTTACTTTGACCAGGACCTGCATACCAACAGTCCCCATTACTCAAAAGGTTCCTACAATTACTTCAGCTttgtatcacagaatcaaagaatttctag gGAATACAGGAAAGGAGAACATTTAGGCAAATTTAATCTAGGCTCTATTATTGTAGTCATCTTTGAGGCTCCTAAGGACTTCAAATTCCACCTCAAAGCTGGAGAGAAAATCCACCTGGGAGAAGCCCTGGGCTCTCTATAG